The Methylobacterium currus genome contains a region encoding:
- a CDS encoding ABC transporter ATP-binding protein, translated as MPTDPYLSLAGVRYRFPGDPTDTVAGVDWAIPRGAIHCLLGRSGCGKTTLLKLAAGLLAPDAGTVRIDGTGVSGPPEKVGFVFQAPTLLAWLSALDNVLLPVSLKRRPQAPDREAARDLLAAMGLGDLTERRPAALSGGQQSRVAMARALVTEPSLLLLDEPFAALDALTREELQEDLLRLCTSRGTAALFVTHDIAEAAYLGDRVGVMAAGRLVHEGAVPLPRPRPPGIRYEPAFGAVCRSLRAIMDGAPSNSPSPAIGRAA; from the coding sequence ATGCCGACTGATCCGTATCTCTCCCTCGCCGGCGTGCGCTACCGCTTCCCCGGCGATCCAACCGACACCGTCGCCGGCGTCGACTGGGCGATCCCCCGCGGGGCGATCCACTGCCTGCTCGGCCGCAGCGGCTGCGGCAAGACCACCCTGCTCAAGCTCGCCGCCGGGCTGCTGGCACCGGATGCCGGCACGGTGCGGATCGACGGGACGGGGGTGAGCGGCCCGCCCGAAAAGGTCGGCTTCGTGTTCCAGGCCCCGACCCTGCTCGCCTGGCTCTCCGCCCTCGACAACGTGCTGCTGCCGGTCTCGCTCAAGCGCCGGCCTCAAGCCCCCGACCGGGAGGCCGCCCGCGACCTCCTCGCCGCGATGGGCCTCGGCGACCTGACCGAGCGCCGCCCCGCCGCCCTGTCGGGCGGGCAGCAGAGCCGGGTCGCGATGGCCCGGGCGCTGGTGACGGAGCCGAGCTTGCTCCTCCTCGACGAGCCCTTCGCCGCCCTCGACGCGCTGACCCGCGAGGAGTTGCAAGAGGACCTCCTGCGCCTCTGCACGTCCCGCGGCACCGCGGCGCTCTTCGTCACCCACGACATCGCCGAGGCGGCCTATCTCGGCGACCGGGTCGGCGTGATGGCGGCCGGGCGCCTGGTGCACGAGGGCGCGGTCCCGCTGCCGCGGCCCCGGCCGCCGGGCATCCGCTACGAGCCCGCCTTCGGGGCGGTCTGCCGCTCGCTCCGCGCGATCATGGACGGCGCTCCCTCGAACAGCCCGTCTCCTGCGATCGGGCGGGCGGCGTGA
- a CDS encoding extracellular solute-binding protein, translated as MITRRSLIASSAALGLAGTLPARAEAAPIVVGTWGGDYGALLQQNIDVPLMKPQGIEVSQDIANQDPRRTKLIAERTSRRASMDVACINDIDSYMLSQLGVLETVPAAEVPRLSQVIDVFRKPHSIPHIYSALVVLYNPSKVTTPPTRYADIFDPKYKGRVGFSDILWNFNMAGANIGAGGTPTDFTKGQAALMDLKKLSPKVYPSNETLAAALKSEEVWISMMWLARGFMWKQAGIPVEMAVPEEGALPILFEAGVPKNSRAKDSAFKYLNAMLDPKAQVAFAQKMGYVPTVKDAKLPEDLAKQISLTEAQQAKLRPLDYATMQQQQAAFTDFWNKEFKG; from the coding sequence ATGATCACCCGTCGCTCCCTCATCGCCAGCAGCGCCGCCCTCGGCCTCGCCGGCACCCTCCCCGCCCGGGCCGAAGCCGCCCCGATCGTCGTCGGCACCTGGGGCGGCGATTACGGCGCGCTCCTGCAGCAGAACATCGACGTCCCGCTGATGAAGCCGCAGGGCATCGAGGTCTCGCAGGACATCGCCAACCAGGATCCGCGCCGCACCAAGCTGATCGCCGAGCGCACCAGCCGCCGCGCCAGCATGGACGTCGCCTGCATCAACGACATCGACAGCTACATGCTGAGCCAGCTCGGCGTGCTGGAGACCGTGCCGGCCGCCGAGGTGCCGCGCCTGTCGCAGGTGATCGACGTCTTCCGCAAGCCGCACTCGATCCCGCACATCTACTCGGCGCTGGTCGTGCTCTACAACCCGAGCAAGGTCACCACCCCGCCGACCCGCTACGCCGACATCTTCGATCCCAAATACAAGGGCCGGGTCGGGTTCTCGGACATTCTCTGGAACTTCAACATGGCCGGCGCCAATATCGGGGCCGGCGGCACGCCCACCGACTTCACCAAGGGCCAGGCGGCCCTGATGGACCTCAAGAAGCTGTCGCCGAAGGTCTATCCGTCGAACGAGACCTTGGCCGCGGCCCTGAAGTCCGAGGAGGTGTGGATCTCGATGATGTGGCTCGCCCGCGGCTTCATGTGGAAGCAGGCCGGCATCCCGGTCGAGATGGCGGTGCCGGAGGAGGGCGCGCTGCCGATCCTGTTCGAGGCCGGCGTGCCGAAGAACTCGCGGGCCAAGGACAGCGCCTTCAAGTACCTGAACGCCATGCTCGACCCGAAGGCGCAAGTCGCCTTCGCCCAGAAGATGGGCTACGTGCCGACCGTCAAGGACGCCAAGCTGCCGGAGGATCTGGCCAAGCAGATCAGCCTGACGGAGGCGCAGCAGGCCAAGCTCCGGCCGCTCGACTACGCCACGATGCAACAGCAGCAGGCGGCGTTCACGGATTTCTGGAACAAGGAATTCAAGGGGTAG
- a CDS encoding ABC transporter permease — MRTRLASALLLAALLIAWEAWCRSGSVSPLVLPAPSAVAGTLWGEAASGRLWPHLRVTVTEMALGLLAGTVLGLGAGILLSESPALHRVLRPYVLASQLVPKLALGPLLILWFGFGLTPTVVITALICFFPLFENTLTGLDQVEPGQRELFRMLGASRAQTLLRLKLPASLPVILAGFRVAIVLALVGAVVGEFVGGRQGLGASIIAAQSVMDSSLIIALFVVITALGMVVYEAARGLEAVILRRYARD; from the coding sequence GTGAGGACGCGTCTCGCCTCCGCCCTGCTGCTGGCGGCCCTGCTCATCGCCTGGGAGGCGTGGTGCCGCTCAGGCAGCGTCTCACCCCTCGTCCTGCCCGCCCCCTCCGCCGTCGCCGGGACGCTGTGGGGCGAGGCCGCCTCCGGCCGGCTCTGGCCGCACTTGCGCGTCACCGTGACGGAGATGGCGCTCGGCCTCCTCGCCGGCACCGTCCTCGGCCTCGGTGCCGGAATCCTGCTGTCGGAATCGCCGGCTCTGCACCGGGTGCTGCGTCCCTACGTGCTGGCGAGCCAGCTGGTGCCGAAGCTGGCGCTGGGGCCGCTCCTGATCCTGTGGTTCGGCTTCGGGCTGACGCCGACCGTGGTGATCACCGCACTGATCTGCTTCTTCCCGCTCTTCGAGAACACCCTCACGGGCCTCGATCAGGTCGAGCCCGGGCAGCGCGAGCTCTTCCGGATGCTCGGGGCGAGCCGCGCGCAGACCCTGCTGCGCCTGAAGCTGCCCGCTTCGCTGCCGGTGATCCTGGCGGGCTTCCGCGTCGCCATCGTGCTCGCCCTCGTGGGTGCGGTGGTGGGCGAGTTCGTCGGCGGGCGCCAGGGACTCGGCGCCTCGATCATCGCCGCCCAGAGCGTGATGGATTCGAGCCTGATCATCGCCCTCTTCGTGGTCATCACCGCCCTCGGGATGGTTGTCTACGAGGCCGCGCGGGGGCTCGAGGCCGTGATCCTGCGCCGCTACGCCAGAGATTGA
- a CDS encoding ABC transporter substrate-binding protein, with protein MRSLRLLVLLALAWLVSPALAQPLEKVTVGGWSQPISEITNLLAEPDHGLFKARGIALDYVPGNGGGSAIQALLSGQADIAFTDPASFYLALDKGADLVAIYNIYPQNVFNVVSPKARGIRSVADLKGKRVGVYSLASGTRQHLLLLLAGAGLKESDVTVEVTGLLNFAPLIQGQVDATAATDTGLLVGRAKGLGEVDVIAVRDHLNLPSDIFVVTRKDYEAKKPLLKRFLAAYRDSAAWMIAKPDEAARLAVTRAINGRDEAINREVIRLRNASSVSPTTEREGLGHFDPAILQQGADLFRSLGLVTRPLDMGQVVKSDLIPAKEGNP; from the coding sequence ATGCGCTCCCTCCGCCTCCTCGTCCTCCTCGCCCTCGCCTGGCTCGTCTCCCCGGCCCTGGCGCAGCCCCTGGAAAAGGTCACCGTCGGCGGCTGGAGCCAGCCGATCAGCGAGATCACCAACCTGCTCGCCGAGCCCGATCACGGGTTGTTCAAGGCCCGCGGCATCGCCCTCGACTACGTGCCGGGCAATGGCGGCGGCTCGGCGATCCAGGCGTTGCTCTCGGGGCAAGCCGACATCGCCTTCACCGACCCGGCCTCGTTCTACCTCGCCCTCGACAAGGGGGCGGACCTGGTGGCGATCTACAACATCTATCCGCAGAACGTGTTCAACGTGGTCTCGCCGAAGGCCCGCGGCATCCGCTCGGTGGCGGACCTCAAGGGCAAGCGCGTCGGCGTCTACAGCCTGGCGAGCGGCACGCGCCAGCACCTGCTCCTGCTGCTCGCCGGCGCCGGGCTGAAGGAGAGTGACGTCACGGTCGAGGTGACCGGCCTCCTCAACTTCGCCCCCCTGATCCAGGGCCAGGTCGACGCGACGGCCGCCACCGATACCGGGCTCCTCGTCGGCCGCGCCAAGGGCCTCGGCGAGGTCGACGTGATCGCGGTGCGCGACCACCTGAACCTCCCGAGCGACATCTTCGTGGTGACCCGCAAGGATTACGAGGCGAAGAAGCCGCTGCTGAAGCGATTCCTCGCCGCCTACCGCGATTCCGCCGCCTGGATGATCGCCAAGCCCGACGAGGCGGCGCGGCTCGCCGTCACGCGGGCGATCAATGGCCGCGACGAGGCGATCAACCGCGAGGTCATCCGCCTGCGCAATGCGTCCAGCGTGTCGCCCACCACCGAGCGCGAAGGCTTGGGCCATTTCGATCCCGCGATCCTCCAGCAGGGCGCCGACCTGTTCCGCAGCCTCGGCCTCGTCACCCGCCCCCTCGACATGGGCCAGGTGGTGAAGAGCGACCTGATTCCGGCGAAGGAGGGCAACCCGTGA
- a CDS encoding CobW family GTP-binding protein, protein MTDSLDFVVLTGFLGSGKTTLLRDYLALPEAADTAIIVNEAGEIGLDGLILRESGGEVPMTMLANGCVCCQMTSDLARTVEALLAAERPEASGPLRRIVLETSGLSKPGPVLRQLASLAGFPMRVSVLATYDALRGPETSAFEEAAAQWAAAHRIVLTKLDAAPLGRPAQARAEVAGLNPLAEIVADPDREAAVSAAFAPLPGAGLDPALLQAEPAGAHPRVAIWLARPTAPLPYDDLAAWLDNLAGQLGERLLRLKGLVRVVESDRPLLVESVGTLFSRPRPFGRPGEGAAPFVVVIARDLAAGELEDVAPAGLFRFAPRVPDSPFVRAGAGVPRADAVRG, encoded by the coding sequence GTGACCGATAGCCTCGACTTCGTCGTCCTCACCGGCTTCCTCGGCTCGGGCAAGACGACGCTGCTGCGCGACTACCTCGCCCTCCCCGAGGCGGCCGACACCGCGATCATCGTCAACGAGGCCGGCGAGATCGGCCTCGACGGGCTGATCCTGCGCGAGAGCGGGGGTGAGGTGCCGATGACGATGCTGGCGAATGGCTGCGTCTGCTGCCAGATGACGAGCGACCTCGCCCGCACCGTCGAGGCGCTGCTCGCCGCCGAGCGGCCGGAGGCCTCGGGGCCGCTCCGACGGATCGTGCTGGAGACGAGCGGGCTGTCGAAGCCCGGACCGGTCCTGCGCCAGCTCGCGAGCCTCGCCGGCTTTCCCATGCGGGTCTCGGTCCTCGCCACCTACGATGCGCTCCGCGGTCCTGAGACCTCCGCCTTCGAGGAGGCTGCGGCGCAATGGGCCGCGGCGCACCGCATCGTGCTGACCAAGCTCGACGCCGCGCCCCTTGGCCGGCCCGCGCAGGCCAGGGCCGAGGTCGCGGGCCTGAACCCACTCGCCGAGATCGTGGCCGATCCCGACCGCGAAGCCGCGGTGTCGGCCGCCTTCGCGCCTTTGCCCGGCGCCGGCCTCGATCCGGCGCTGCTCCAGGCGGAACCCGCCGGCGCCCATCCCCGCGTCGCGATCTGGCTCGCCCGGCCCACCGCTCCCCTCCCCTACGACGATCTGGCGGCCTGGCTCGACAACCTCGCGGGCCAACTCGGCGAGCGGCTCTTGCGCCTCAAGGGCCTGGTGCGGGTCGTCGAGTCGGATCGTCCCCTGCTGGTCGAGAGCGTCGGCACGCTGTTCTCGCGTCCCCGCCCCTTCGGCCGGCCGGGCGAGGGCGCGGCGCCGTTCGTGGTGGTGATCGCCCGCGACCTGGCGGCGGGAGAACTGGAGGACGTGGCGCCTGCCGGGCTGTTCCGGTTCGCGCCGCGGGTTCCGGACAGCCCGTTCGTGCGGGCGGGGGCCGGGGTGCCGCGGGCGGATGCGGTTCGAGGCTGA
- a CDS encoding oxidoreductase: MPQISTPVWLITGCSTGFGRELAKLVLARGWRAVVTARDAARVADLAAGAEDRVLALPLDVTKPDQVAAAVAGAQERFGRIDVLVNNAGYGYQASVEEGEEEKIRAQFDANVFGLFALTRAVLPVMRAQRSGHIINITSVAGLIGFPGSGYYAASKHAVEGWSDALAAEVGPLGLRVTCVEPGPFRTDWAGRSLVQTPSRIADYAETAGARLKATAENSGTQAGDPVRAAEAMIRVTESASPPRHLVLGAWGFEAVTERMRARLKEIEASEAVSRGADFPAES, from the coding sequence ATGCCGCAGATATCGACGCCGGTCTGGCTCATCACCGGCTGCTCCACCGGGTTCGGGCGCGAACTGGCCAAGCTGGTCCTCGCCCGCGGCTGGCGTGCGGTGGTCACGGCGCGCGACGCCGCCCGGGTCGCCGACCTCGCGGCGGGGGCGGAGGACCGGGTGCTGGCGCTGCCCCTCGACGTGACGAAGCCCGATCAAGTCGCGGCGGCGGTGGCCGGCGCTCAGGAGCGGTTCGGCCGCATCGACGTCCTCGTCAACAATGCCGGCTACGGCTACCAGGCCTCGGTCGAGGAGGGCGAGGAGGAGAAGATCCGCGCCCAGTTCGACGCCAACGTGTTCGGACTGTTCGCCCTCACCCGCGCGGTGCTGCCGGTGATGCGGGCGCAACGGAGCGGGCACATCATCAACATCACCTCGGTCGCCGGGCTGATCGGGTTTCCCGGCTCGGGCTACTACGCGGCGAGCAAGCACGCGGTCGAGGGCTGGTCGGACGCGCTGGCGGCGGAGGTCGGACCCCTGGGGCTGCGGGTCACCTGCGTCGAGCCTGGGCCGTTCCGCACCGACTGGGCCGGCCGCTCCCTCGTCCAGACCCCGAGCCGGATCGCCGACTACGCCGAGACCGCCGGCGCCCGCCTCAAGGCCACCGCCGAGAACAGCGGGACCCAGGCCGGCGACCCGGTCCGCGCCGCCGAGGCGATGATCCGGGTGACCGAGAGCGCGTCGCCGCCGCGCCACCTGGTGCTCGGCGCCTGGGGCTTCGAGGCCGTGACCGAGCGGATGCGGGCGCGGCTGAAGGAGATCGAGGCGTCGGAGGCGGTGAGCCGCGGGGCGGATTTTCCCGCGGAAAGCTGA
- a CDS encoding RidA family protein translates to MAQAQTDVPARRMRDAVFPPGRQALYERHRYSAAIRSGDLLFVSGQVGSREDGSPEPDFAAQVALAFTRLAAVLEAAGCTFDDVVDVTTFHTDPAAQLDTVMRVRDGVVGEAPYPNWTAVGVTWLAGFDFEIKAIARIPAGG, encoded by the coding sequence ATGGCGCAGGCTCAGACCGACGTTCCGGCGCGGCGCATGCGCGACGCCGTCTTTCCGCCCGGCCGGCAGGCCCTCTACGAGCGGCACCGCTACTCGGCCGCGATCCGCTCCGGCGACCTGCTGTTCGTCTCCGGCCAGGTCGGCAGCCGCGAGGACGGCTCGCCGGAACCCGACTTCGCGGCTCAGGTCGCCCTGGCGTTCACCCGGCTCGCGGCGGTGCTGGAAGCGGCGGGCTGCACCTTCGACGACGTCGTCGACGTGACGACCTTCCACACCGACCCGGCGGCGCAGCTCGACACCGTGATGCGGGTGCGTGACGGCGTGGTCGGCGAGGCGCCCTATCCGAACTGGACCGCGGTCGGCGTGACCTGGCTCGCGGGGTTCGACTTCGAGATCAAGGCGATCGCGCGGATCCCGGCCGGCGGGTGA
- a CDS encoding amidohydrolase family protein produces the protein MSDAPILAGNELAAERAKAGQPPLVPSTSRDRGIGPHKRLVLRGATVIDGTGAPPIGPTDIVVENGRIVQLKKVTGNLATSVNRPAPGDHEIDCRGKWVTPGFVDCHAHAGVAYHAANGWVPPVEYVYKLWLAHGVTTVREMGSFNGLDWMLDQKKRAEANEIAAPRLLAYSYFPAVNDMLKLIHTPEEGRAWLRKLKERGADGVKFFGAPPAIMEAALDECRKLGLKSGCHHAQMAVTRMNALTTAGWGLTSAEHYYGLPEALFEDRVVQNFPLDYDYNDEYFRFSVSGQMFRQGAEPGSRKWNETLERFLELGFTFVPTFTIYDANRDLMRARQADWHKDYTWKSMWDYFTPQRGGHGSYWYRWSTQNEIEWKENYRLWMAFINEYKNRGGRVCAGSDSGFIYQIFGFGYIRELELLQEAGFHPLEVVRAATSQGAALCGLEDEIGTVEVGKRADLLVHDHNPLTDFKLLYGTGALRLDEATNGATWHRGLKYTIKDGVIYDTAELLADVRELVKATWDEAVPSKYAAPQQAAP, from the coding sequence ATGAGCGACGCCCCGATTCTCGCCGGCAACGAACTCGCCGCCGAACGGGCCAAGGCCGGCCAGCCGCCCCTCGTCCCGTCGACCTCCCGCGACCGCGGGATCGGGCCGCACAAGCGCCTGGTGCTGCGGGGCGCCACCGTCATCGACGGCACCGGCGCGCCGCCGATCGGCCCGACCGACATCGTGGTCGAGAACGGCCGCATCGTGCAGCTCAAGAAGGTCACGGGCAACCTCGCGACGAGCGTCAACCGGCCGGCGCCCGGCGACCACGAGATCGATTGCCGCGGCAAGTGGGTGACGCCGGGCTTCGTCGATTGCCATGCGCATGCGGGCGTCGCGTATCATGCCGCCAACGGCTGGGTGCCGCCGGTCGAGTACGTCTACAAGCTCTGGCTCGCCCACGGCGTCACCACGGTGCGCGAGATGGGCTCGTTCAACGGCCTCGACTGGATGCTCGACCAGAAGAAGCGCGCCGAGGCCAACGAGATCGCGGCGCCGCGGCTCCTGGCCTACAGCTACTTCCCGGCCGTCAACGACATGCTGAAGCTGATCCACACCCCCGAGGAGGGACGGGCGTGGCTGCGCAAGCTCAAGGAGCGCGGTGCCGACGGGGTGAAGTTCTTCGGCGCGCCGCCCGCCATCATGGAGGCGGCCCTCGACGAGTGCCGCAAGCTCGGGCTGAAATCGGGTTGCCACCATGCCCAGATGGCGGTGACGCGGATGAACGCGCTGACCACCGCCGGCTGGGGCCTCACCAGCGCCGAGCATTATTACGGCCTGCCCGAGGCCCTGTTCGAGGACAGGGTGGTGCAGAACTTCCCGCTCGATTACGACTACAACGACGAGTATTTCCGCTTCTCGGTCTCCGGCCAGATGTTCCGCCAGGGCGCGGAGCCCGGCTCCAGGAAATGGAACGAGACCCTGGAGCGCTTCCTGGAGCTCGGCTTCACTTTCGTGCCGACCTTCACGATCTATGATGCCAACCGCGACCTGATGCGGGCGCGCCAGGCCGACTGGCACAAGGACTACACCTGGAAGTCGATGTGGGACTACTTCACCCCACAGCGTGGCGGCCACGGCTCGTACTGGTATCGCTGGTCGACTCAGAACGAGATCGAGTGGAAGGAGAACTACCGGCTCTGGATGGCCTTCATCAACGAGTACAAGAACCGCGGCGGCCGGGTCTGCGCCGGCTCGGATTCGGGCTTCATCTACCAGATCTTCGGCTTCGGCTACATCCGCGAGCTGGAATTGTTGCAGGAGGCGGGCTTCCACCCGCTGGAAGTCGTGCGCGCAGCGACCTCGCAAGGAGCGGCCCTGTGCGGGCTCGAGGACGAGATCGGCACCGTCGAGGTCGGCAAGCGCGCCGACCTCCTGGTCCACGACCACAACCCGCTGACCGACTTCAAGCTGCTCTACGGCACGGGGGCGCTGCGCCTCGACGAGGCGACGAACGGCGCCACCTGGCACCGGGGTCTCAAGTACACGATCAAGGACGGGGTGATCTACGACACCGCCGAGCTGCTCGCCGACGTGCGCGAGCTGGTCAAGGCGACCTGGGACGAGGCGGTGCCGAGCAAGTACGCGGCACCGCAGCAGGCGGCACCGTGA
- a CDS encoding acyl-CoA reductase, with translation MRILEQAGHLPGLPAEAVGRRVVEHRAWGETVGVALPDLREDQAKALCGHVRARARETLRRMETVRIVEAIDRASACLLDRAHPLRRKAEALLPVVTGYDRETVRLGLTSYLKTFRRPQLLRFLAEDFSNPGVLDGFQPAVKGGFVRARGPDLLLHVWAGNVPALPLWSLVSGLLVKAGTIGKLASAEPLTAGWFAHLIAETDPELGECLAVTWWKGGAGGTEATFLAQADCVMAYGGNETLTALRAKVPVTTRFLPHGHRIGFAMIAREALDSRRAGTLARLAAQDIVRYEQQGCYAPQMLFVERGGPVAPDEFARHLAHGLAALASRHPRRRLDPGEAASIAAWRSAHEMRALDGEATLLGDPADPWSVVLLDAATGLSPSGLNRSVAVVAVDALADVPALVAPHRAYLQSAGIAAAPATLFRLAEDLAAVGLTRIAALGRMTAPEAGWHHDGRFSLLDLVTMTEIEASAEAAAEGFAPYAD, from the coding sequence ATGAGGATCCTGGAGCAGGCCGGGCACCTCCCGGGCCTCCCGGCCGAGGCGGTCGGCCGGCGCGTCGTCGAGCACCGCGCCTGGGGCGAGACCGTCGGGGTGGCGCTGCCGGACCTCCGGGAGGATCAGGCGAAGGCCCTGTGCGGGCATGTCCGCGCCCGAGCCCGCGAGACCCTGCGGCGGATGGAGACCGTCCGGATCGTCGAGGCGATCGACCGGGCGAGCGCCTGCCTGCTCGACCGCGCCCACCCGTTGCGCCGGAAGGCGGAGGCGCTCCTGCCGGTCGTCACCGGCTACGACCGCGAGACGGTGCGGCTCGGCCTGACGAGCTACCTGAAAACCTTTCGGCGGCCGCAGCTGCTGCGGTTCCTCGCCGAGGATTTTTCGAATCCCGGCGTGCTCGACGGCTTCCAGCCGGCGGTGAAGGGCGGGTTCGTGCGGGCGCGGGGGCCCGACCTGCTGCTGCATGTCTGGGCCGGCAACGTCCCGGCCCTGCCGCTCTGGAGCCTCGTCTCGGGGTTGCTGGTCAAGGCCGGCACGATCGGCAAGCTCGCCTCGGCCGAGCCGCTGACCGCGGGCTGGTTCGCGCACCTGATCGCGGAGACCGATCCCGAACTCGGCGAGTGCCTGGCGGTCACCTGGTGGAAGGGCGGCGCCGGCGGGACCGAGGCCACCTTCCTCGCGCAGGCCGATTGCGTCATGGCCTATGGCGGCAACGAGACCCTGACGGCTTTGCGCGCCAAGGTGCCGGTCACCACCCGGTTCCTGCCGCACGGCCACCGCATCGGCTTCGCGATGATCGCCCGCGAGGCCCTGGACAGCCGCCGCGCCGGCACCCTCGCGCGCCTCGCCGCCCAGGACATCGTGCGCTACGAGCAGCAGGGCTGCTACGCACCGCAGATGCTGTTCGTCGAGCGCGGCGGTCCGGTCGCGCCGGACGAGTTCGCCCGCCACCTCGCCCATGGACTCGCCGCCCTGGCGAGCCGCCACCCGCGCCGGCGCCTCGATCCGGGCGAGGCCGCGTCCATCGCGGCCTGGCGGAGCGCCCACGAGATGCGGGCCCTCGACGGGGAAGCGACGCTGCTGGGCGATCCGGCCGATCCGTGGAGCGTCGTGCTGCTCGACGCCGCCACGGGCTTGAGCCCGTCCGGCCTCAACCGCAGCGTGGCCGTGGTGGCGGTCGACGCTCTCGCGGACGTGCCGGCCCTGGTGGCGCCGCACCGCGCGTATCTCCAGAGCGCCGGGATCGCGGCGGCCCCCGCCACGCTGTTCCGCCTGGCGGAGGATCTGGCCGCGGTCGGCCTCACCCGGATCGCCGCCCTCGGCCGCATGACCGCGCCGGAGGCCGGCTGGCACCATGACGGCCGCTTCAGCCTGCTCGACCTCGTCACGATGACGGAGATCGAGGCGAGCGCCGAGGCCGCGGCGGAAGGCTTCGCGCCCTATGCCGACTGA
- a CDS encoding ABC transporter permease, with protein sequence MFALILPAVLVVAALLVGPMVLLARISLNQYSATQLMIEATTAQNYLNAVADPYYRSVMGTTLVMAFACTALTLALGFPAAYRLARMESRWKSLVTVLTLIPLLVGNVVRAAGWLGLLGNDGLINATLRGLHVTSAPLQLIYTPGAVAIGTIAVVLPYMILTLSSVIESIPRAVEEAAANLGAGAFTVFRRVVWPLALPGTVAGCVLVFILCMNTYATAVLLGGSQFKMMAPAVYDQFSKGMNWPFGAALAFILLAATLVLTALGTALLGRRYAR encoded by the coding sequence GTGTTCGCCCTCATCCTGCCGGCCGTTCTCGTCGTCGCCGCGCTGCTGGTCGGCCCGATGGTGCTGCTCGCGCGCATCTCGCTCAATCAGTACAGCGCGACGCAGCTGATGATCGAGGCGACGACGGCGCAGAACTACCTCAACGCCGTGGCCGATCCGTATTACCGCAGCGTGATGGGCACGACGCTGGTGATGGCCTTCGCCTGCACGGCACTGACCCTGGCCCTCGGCTTCCCGGCCGCCTACCGGCTCGCCCGGATGGAGAGCCGGTGGAAGAGCCTCGTCACCGTCCTGACCCTGATCCCGCTCCTCGTCGGCAACGTCGTGCGGGCGGCGGGCTGGCTCGGGCTCCTCGGCAATGACGGGCTCATCAACGCCACCTTGCGGGGCCTGCACGTCACCTCGGCGCCGCTGCAACTGATCTACACGCCCGGCGCGGTCGCGATCGGCACGATCGCGGTCGTGCTGCCCTACATGATCCTGACCCTGTCCTCGGTGATCGAGAGCATCCCGCGGGCGGTGGAGGAGGCGGCGGCGAATCTGGGGGCCGGCGCCTTCACGGTGTTCCGCCGGGTGGTGTGGCCGCTGGCCTTGCCCGGCACGGTGGCGGGCTGCGTCCTCGTCTTCATCCTGTGCATGAACACCTACGCGACCGCGGTGCTGCTCGGCGGCTCGCAGTTCAAGATGATGGCGCCCGCCGTCTACGACCAGTTCTCGAAGGGCATGAACTGGCCGTTCGGCGCCGCCCTCGCCTTCATCCTGCTCGCCGCGACCTTGGTCCTGACGGCACTGGGCACCGCGCTCCTCGGCCGCCGCTACGCCCGCTGA
- a CDS encoding TetR/AcrR family transcriptional regulator — protein sequence MMEETKDKLIRTAREAFARKGYAAASMDELTAAAGLTRGALYHNFGDKKGLLQAVIDRIDAEMAARLRAVGERASHPWRGLLDEYRAYIEMALEPEIQRILLLDGPAVLGDPSLWPSQNACLAETTRRIQTLVADGAIPPVDAEAAARLLNGASLHAALWVAASREPEATLGKALEAFRRLAEGLARP from the coding sequence ATGATGGAAGAGACGAAGGACAAGCTCATCCGGACAGCCCGGGAGGCCTTCGCGCGGAAGGGCTATGCGGCCGCCTCGATGGACGAGCTGACCGCCGCGGCCGGGCTGACGCGGGGTGCGCTCTATCACAATTTCGGCGACAAGAAGGGGCTGCTCCAGGCGGTGATCGACCGGATCGACGCCGAGATGGCGGCGCGCCTGCGCGCGGTCGGCGAGCGGGCCTCTCACCCGTGGCGCGGCCTCCTCGACGAGTACCGGGCCTATATCGAGATGGCGCTGGAGCCGGAGATCCAGCGCATCCTGCTCCTCGACGGCCCGGCGGTCCTCGGCGATCCGTCGCTGTGGCCGAGCCAGAATGCCTGCCTCGCCGAGACGACCCGGCGCATCCAGACCCTCGTCGCGGACGGGGCGATCCCCCCGGTGGACGCGGAAGCTGCCGCGCGGCTCCTCAACGGCGCCTCGCTCCACGCGGCCCTCTGGGTCGCGGCGTCGCGGGAGCCGGAGGCGACGCTGGGCAAGGCGCTCGAGGCGTTCCGGCGGCTCGCCGAGGGGTTGGCGCGCCCTTGA